A single Nicotiana tabacum cultivar K326 chromosome 5, ASM71507v2, whole genome shotgun sequence DNA region contains:
- the LOC107806472 gene encoding uncharacterized protein LOC107806472, with translation MGGGKDKHAHYPPGGQYPPGGQYPPGQYPPAPGAHPPQPGAYPPQQGYPQQGYPPAQGYPPAGYPPQGYPPAGYPGQPAPHHTGHGMMAGVAAAGAAAYGAHHMGHGGGHYPVPGTAHYGHYDHGKHGKHGKFKHGKAQGKYKHGKFGKNHGGKFKKWK, from the exons ATGGGAGGTGGAAAGGATAAACATGCACACTATCCTCCCGGAGGACAGTATCCTCCGGGAGGGCAATATCCTCCAGGACAGTATCCTCCAGCACCCGGAGCTCACCCTCCACAACCTGGAGCTTACCCTCCTCAACAAGGATATCCACAACAAGGTTATCCTCCTGCACAAGGGTATCCGCCTGCAGGATATCCTCCACAAGGATATCCGCCAGCAGGTTACCCTGGTCAACCTGCTCCACACCATACTG GGCACGGCATGATGGCCGGAGTTGCAGCTGCTGGAGCTGCAGCCTATGGTGCTCATCACATGGGACACGGCGGAGGCCATTACCCTGTACCTGGTACTGCTCATTATGGACATTATGATCATGGAAAACATGGAAAGCATGGCAAGTTTAAGCATGGCAAGGCACAAGGGAAATACAAACATGGCAAATTTGGCAAGAATCATGGTGGCAAATTCAAGAAGTGGAAGTAA